In Podospora pseudoanserina strain CBS 124.78 chromosome 5, whole genome shotgun sequence, a single window of DNA contains:
- a CDS encoding hypothetical protein (COG:O; EggNog:ENOG503P480): protein MARRQHITLLLVGVMFFLAMTYFVSSSGGGGREPTRILSEETWRSSSSHNSNGAGGALSESILKGGSIAPKLENATAKAELGRASWKLFHTMMARFPEEPTADDSLALRTYIQLFARLYPCGDCASHFQKLLEKYPPQVSSRNNAAGWACFVHNEVNRRLRKELFDCNNIGDFYDCGCGDDGKGKKKEGDGGKERRRGYEIEVGEGVSLEREEGLVRGG from the exons ATGGCGCGACGACAACACATAACGCTCCTGCTGGTGGGCGTCATGTTCTTTTTGGCCATGACGTACTTTGTTTcgagcagcggcggcggcggacggGAACCCACGAGGATATTATCCGAAGAGAcgtggaggagcagcagcagccacaacagcaacggtgctggtggtgcccTTTCGGAGAGCATTCTAAAGGGTGGATCTATTGCGCCCAAGTTGGAGAATGCGACTGCGAA AGCGGAACTCGGCCGCGCGTCGTGGAAGTTGTTCCACACGATGATGGCGCGGTTTCCGGAGGAGCCGACGGCGGATGATAGTCTTGCGCTGAGGACGTATATACAGTTGTTTGCGAGGTTGTACCCCTGTGGGGACTGTGCTTCGCACTTTCAGAAGCTGCTGGAGAAATACCCGCCTCAGGTGAGCAGTCGGAATAATGCGGCGGGGTGGGCTTGTTTTGTGCATAATGAGGTTAAtaggaggttgaggaaggagttgTTTGATTGTAATAATATTGGGGATTTTTATGATTGTGGGtgtggggatgatgggaaggggaagaagaaggagggggatggtggcaaggaaaggaggagggggtatgagattgaggttggggagggggttagtttggagagggaggaggggttggttagGGGGGGCTGA
- a CDS encoding hypothetical protein (EggNog:ENOG503P6TE) has product MTFPRFLGTLPILLALLPATSASPVLIPPRPYLHSVLNWNTTFQNSSLLLPSSHANATFTCGSRSDTPIYTLGDVDDGGPGVTMRDADYSNTHQNHYYFLYENARDEIPWKYTLLHPGETVFISVCPTFSGRIVRGRLDENLDGTARHNLGTWIEVAWEAQDNTTASNSSTRSWGDVSLLEGCDGGAVMLATDGSGVVTGFSRNILREAPEGALARKANGSLVLGKTVGSEANEEAMRWELKVLDPLREAFIVEDVKPVIVTENGRWDLTFYAGIY; this is encoded by the exons ATGACCTTCCCACGCTTTTTGGGTActctccccattctcctAGCCCTACTTCCAGCTACTTCGGCAAGCCCTGTCCTCATTCCTCCACGGCCCTACCTGCACAGCGTCCTCAACTGGAACACCACATTCCAAAACTCTAGCCTTCTGCTACCCTCTAGCCACGCCAATGCCACCTTCACGTGTGGATCTCGCTCAGATACACCCATCTACACTT TGGGAGATGTGGATGACGGCGGCCCCGGCGTGACAATGCGCGACGCTGACTACAGCAACACGCACCAAAATCACTACTACTTTTTGTACGAAAATGCGCGTGATGAGATTCCGTGGAAGTATACATTG CTCCATCCTGGCGAGACAGTGTTCATTTCGGTCTGCCCTACCTTTTCAGGTCGCATCGTTCGCGGCAGGCTGGACGAGAACCTTGACGGGACGGCCAGGCACAATCTGGGAACTTGGATCGAGGTGGCTTGGGAAGCGCAAGACAATACCACGGCGTCGAACTCGTCAACGCGGTCTTGGGGAGACGTCTCGCTGCTTGAGGGGTGTGATGGGGGAGCGGTGATGCTTGCTACGGATGGGAGTGGGGTGGTGACTGGGTTCAGTCGAAACATTCTCAGGGAAGCGCCAGAGGGTGCGCTGGCGAGAAAGGCGAATGGGAGTCTTGTGCTGGGCAAGACTGTTGGGTCTGAGGCTAATGAAGAGGCGATGAGGTGGGAGCTCAAGGTGTTGGACCCGTTGAGGGAGGCTTTTATTGTTGAAGATGTTAAGCCGGTGATTGTGACGGAGAATGGGAGGTGGGATTTGACGTTTTATGCTGGGATTTATTGA
- the PDC1_1 gene encoding Pyruvate decarboxylase 1 (COG:E; COG:H; EggNog:ENOG503NUUP): protein MQRYPVSILVQNSLDACPPSAPESEAAVTTEIVSRLELAKSPILIVGGGAARANWAEHVDPLIQALKIPFLVTGLGKGIADEMSPYYQGCYAGEGSWLRSAIGLVQEADCILWLGNYPSDFNTGIFTEKLDRCTIIDLQRFFVNIGATKYDARINHVLPKLIPALSSHYPLAQRTKQNPQVDQQLSLPASNKIEQDWLWSRLTSYLRPGDLVITETGTAQVGITATRFPSGCHGWTQSVYGSIGYAAGAAAGAAIAAKETGKYKRLVLVTGEGSLQLTVQAFSMLTRYRIVPVVFALNNYGYTIERYFRGWDAKYNDIPMWDYAALFKAFAPDVEPRVKGYKVTTAEELDELLSDGELCDSVVPQCVDMIMDPKDAPETMRTVFEGKNAM, encoded by the exons ATGCAAAGGTATCCAGTGAGTATCTTGGTACAAAATTCGCTCGATGCTTGCCCACCAAGTGCTCCAGAGTCTGAGGCTGCTGTCACCACCGAGATAGTCAGCCGGCTAGAGTTGGCAAAATCCCCAATCTTGATTGTGGGTGGCGGAGCTGCAAGGGCGAACTGGGCTGAGCATGTCGATCCTCTAATCCAAGCCCTCAAAATACCATTTCTTGTGACTGGGTTGGGCAAGGGTATTGCTGATGAGATGAGCCCTTACTACCAGGGCTGTTATGCTGGTGAAGGGTCGTGGCTGAGGAGTGCCATTGGACTTGTGCAAGAGGCAGACTGCATCTTGTGGCTGGGGAACTACCCATCTGATTTCAACAC GGGTATCTTCACCGAAAAGCTCGACCGCTGCACCATCATCGATCTTCAACGATTCTTTGTCAATATTGGGGCGACCAAATACGACGCTAGAATCAATCATGTTCTGCCCAAGCTCATTCCAGCCCTATCTTCGCACTACCCGTTGGCCCAGCGCACGAAACAAAATCCCCAGGTCGATCAACAACTCTCTCTCCCAGCAAGTAACAAGATAGAGCAAGACTGGCTCTGGTCCCGCCTCACCTCCTACCTCCGGCCAGGTGATCTCGTCATCACCGAAACCGGCACCGCTCAGGTCGGCATCACCGCCACCCGTTTCCCTTCTGGGTGTCACGGCTGGACACAATCCGTCTACGGCAGCATAGGCTACGCAGCTGGGGCTGCGGCCGGTGCCGCCATTGCTGCCAAGGAGACAGGCAAATACAAGCgactggtgctggtgacAGGAGAGGGGAGCCTGCAACTTACGGTGCAGGCTTTCTCTATGCTCACAAGATATAGGATTGTCCCGGTGGTGTTTGCGCTGAATAACTATGG GTACACCATTGAGCGCTACTTTCGCGGGTGGGACGCAAAGTATAACGACATCCCTATGTGGGACTATGCCGCTCTGTTCAAGGCTTTTGCGCCTGATGTTGAGCCGCGGGTCAAGGGGTACAAAGTCACAACGGCGGAGGAATTAGATGAGCTACTGAGTGATGGGGAATTATGTGACTCGGTGGTGCCGCAGTGTGTGGACATGATTATGGACCCGAAGGATGCACCGGagacgatgaggacggtTTTCGAGGGGAAGAATGCCATGTGA
- the PDC1_2 gene encoding Pyruvate decarboxylase 1 (COG:E; COG:H; EggNog:ENOG503NUUP): protein MSEILIGECLFLRLKQLGIGTVFGVPGDLVEPLGLSWVGAPNELIGAYAADGYARLNGLGALVTRFDPGELSALCGIGGSNCESVPVLHIVGYPTTPAQKSGKILHHTLGDGKFEYALSTWSYLVET, encoded by the exons ATGTCAGAAATACTCATTGGAGAGTGCCTCTTCCTCCGGCTCAAACAGCTCGGCATCGGAACTGTCTTTGGCGTTCCCGGTG ATCTCGTCGAACCTCTCGGCCTCTCCTGGGTCGGTGCACCGAACGAACTGATCGGAGCCTACGCTGCCGATGGTTATGCGCGCCTCAATGGACTTGGCGCTCTGGTGACCAGATTTGATCCTGGAGAACTGAGTGCTCTGTGTGGTATCGGAGGATCAAACTGCGAGTCTGTTCCTGTCCTTCATATTGTTGGATATCCCACCACTCCAGCACAGAAGAGCGGAAAGATCCTTCATCATACCTTGGGGGATGGAAAGTTTGAGTATGCCCTTAGCACCTGGTCTTACCTTGTCGAGACATGA
- a CDS encoding hypothetical protein (EggNog:ENOG503NXIV; COG:S) translates to MSAIMEFLRFIPLLILPALAKMPPLITLEEHYASATTPDAMKALFKEQTQFVPNVMEKLTSLSSLRLSDMDKGDVTIQVVSHAAGLGSYSVNYSRSANDQVYEAVKNAKGRLAGFATAPMSQSAEAAAEFRRAVTELGFVGALVDNHDGKGGYFDGEEYDAFWAVAEEFDVPVYLHPTWPSEDMAPRYQGNFDPIAANSLGSSGWGWHQDTGLHVLRLFASGLFDRRPKLKIIAGHMGEMIPFMLQRIDRLSGRWSTAQRNFTTVYRENIYVTTSGVWSLDPMRCILANTPIDHILYSIDYPFTSNEVGLAWFKELEASGLVDQEQLEAIAYKNAEKLLRIKVDDVKGNCTDGTA, encoded by the coding sequence ATGTCTGCAATCATGGAGTTCCTACGATTTATTccactcctcatccttcccGCCTTGGCCAAGATGCCTCCACTCATAACCCTCGAGGAGCACTACGCTtctgccaccaccccggATGCTATGAAGGCTCTGTTCAAGGAGCAGACACAGTTTGTCCCCAATGTCATGGAAAAGTTGACcagcctctcctctctccgACTTTCCGACATGGACAAGGGAGATGTCACAATCCAAGTTGTTAGCCATGCCGCAGGGTTAGGGTCGTACTCCGTCAACTACAGCAGGTCAGCCAACGATCAGGTCTatgaggctgtcaagaatgCAAAAGGAAGATTGGCAGGTTTTGCGACTGCTCCCATGTCTCAGTCGGCGGAAGCGGCAGCGGAGTTCCGGAGGGCGGTCACGGAGCTCGGCTTTGTGGGTGCTTTGGTCGACAATCACGACGGCAAAGGGGGCTattttgatggggaggaataCGATGCTTTTTGGGCTGTTGCAGAGGAATTCGATGTTCCAGTCTACCTTCATCCCACTTGGCCGAGTGAAGACATGGCCCCACGATATCAAGGCAACTTCGACCCTATCGCTGCAAACTCGCTGGGAAGTTCTGGCTGGGGGTGGCACCAGGACACTGGGCTTCATGTCTTGAGACTGTTTGCCTCTGGACTGTTTGATCGCAGACCCAAGCTGAAGATCATCGCTGGACATATGGGTGAAATGATACCGTTTATGCTGCAGCGTATTGACAGGCTTAGTGGAAGATGGAGCACGGCTCAGAGAAACTTCACAACGGTATATCGGGAGAACATCTATGTCACGACGAGCGGTGTTTGGAGCTTGGATCCCATGAGGTGCATTTTGGCCAACACTCCCATTGACCACATCCTGTACAGTATTGACTATCCTTTTACAAGCAATGAGGTTGGGTTGGCATGgttcaaggagctggaggcaaGCGGGCTGGTCGACCAGGAGCAGCTGGAGGCCATTGCCTACAAAAACGCAGAGAAACTGCTCCGCATCAAAGTTGACGACGTCAAGGGTAATTGTACTGACGGAACGGCATGA
- a CDS encoding hypothetical protein (EggNog:ENOG503P8H9; COG:J): protein MASLYLLARSMRTLSLSSTTALRTVARLNTSTVATRFQTTWSLSSKSHGLFCSCCRPTLSKIVSQTTQTAPTSNGAAASKAVGVAVQQTRGMKVHSSVKKRCEHCKVVRRKAGKRHRGYIYIICPANPRHKQRQG from the exons ATGGCGAGCCTCTACCTCCTCGCGCGCTCCATgcgcaccctctccctctcctcaacgaCCGCCCTCCGAACCGTTGCCCGTCTCAACACCTCCACAGTCGCCACCAGATTCCAGACGACCTGGTCGCTCTCCTCCAAGTCGCACGGCCTGTTTTGCTCGTGCTGCCGGCCGACCCTCTCCAAGATCGTTTCCCAGACTACACAGACGGCTCCAACATCGAATGGGGCTGCTGCCAGCAAGGCGGTGGGGGTGGCGGTTCAGCAGACGAGGGGGATGAAGGTTCACAGTTCCGTCAAGAAGAGGTGTGAGCACTGCAAG GTTGTGAGGCGAAAGGCGGGGAAGAGACATCGGGGGTACATTTACATTATTTGCCCGGCGAATCCAAGACATAAGCAGCGCCAGGGTTAA